Part of the Candidatus Afararchaeum irisae genome, AGACGCCGTACTCCGACGGTGTGAAGCTACGAGTGAAGACCGCCCTGCCGGCTACTCTGAGACCCACCCCGATGAGTGTGGCGACGACTACGACTGCGGCTCCCCTGACGACATGTCTGAGCGACTCGGTGACCACGTCAGTCCCACGGCTACTCGTGTTCGTGCTCGTACTGCCGGTGTCACCAGACCCGCGTCTCGTGTCACCGTCGCTACTCGTCGTTTCTTCCGACAAGATTCAGTCTGTGTTTCTGAGGATAGAAGACCGCTACTTACTTTACTTCCGTGTAAGGTTTACCGCTCGTGGACCTTTCTCGGCTTCCTCTATCTCGAACTCGACTTCCTCGCCTTCCTCTAGGTCGGGACCTCCGACGTCCTCCATGTGGAAGAAGACGTCCTCGCCTTCGTCAGTCGCGTCAGTCTCTATAAATCCGTAACCGCCAGTGTCGTTGAAGAAGTTAACCGTACCTTCTGCCATTGCATCTCGAACGTGGAGTCACGGGGACATAAGTCTTCCGTGGGTAGGAGTACCACACACGGTCGTGTCACGCGAAGTCATCGAGCCTCTTGCCCTCACGTCCGAGACGTATGTACTCCGACTGCATCCGTCTCACAGAGGCGTCGAGGCTCAGACCGTCTTTGAGCCCCTCTCTCACCTTCCGTTTCTTCCAGACGCTCGGTGTGAGACGTGTCTCCCATCTCCTCCTCAGGGGTTCGAGGTACTTCTCGGCTGTCGACTTCTCGACACCTTCCGAGGTGAGACCCCTCTCGGCGTACTCGAAGACCTCGTCGTAGATGACTTCCTTGTCGCGTGTCTCGTTGCCGTCCTCGTCTATCCATCCTATGTTGGCGTCGAGACCTTCGTCTACGACTGAGTAGAAGTCGTCCCTCGTCTTCTTCCAGTCCAGACGTGAGACGGGATGGTCTTCCCGTACGAGACCTATTATCAGACCCGATACGACTGCCTGTACTCCCACGATCTCCTCGACAGTCGGCTGTGTGGGAACCGGGCGGTACTCGATACGCACCGACTTCTCGTCGTTGTTCTCGTCGACCCGTTCCCCGCCTATCACGGCGCGGAGCCATCTCCAGTAGGTTCCGCGTCTGTAGTCGAACTCCCAGAACGAGTCGGTGTACTCTTCTTCGTCTTCCTCCTCGTTCTCCTCGAACCACTCCTTCAGAACCGGAGCGTAGAGACAGTCTTCGGTGACCCTGTCGACGACGTCGTCTGGTGTGTCTATGTCACGCGGAACCCTGACCTTCTTGTCGTCGTACTCGTCTCCGGGATTAACCGACTGTTCGAATATAGGAATCCTAAGCTCGTGAGGCGTCTCGTCGACGACTGACTCGGGGTCGTCGACGTCGTTGTAGAGGTCGGGAGGCAGGAAAGGCGAGTTCGTCGTGAGCGCGAGAACGGCGGGCATCGTCCGTATCGCAGTGTTGTAGTACGGCGCGAGTTCGTCGACATCGGGTATCTGGAGATGGGGCTGTAACGACGTCGCGAGCGACTCGTAGAGTATAGTCTCGAAGTCGTGGCTAGCCCCAGGGACGTCGAGTGACGCCTTCCCCGACTTAGCGAGGTAGTAGTTGTCTATGGCGTGGTAACGAGGGTCGACACGCATGTTTCTCGCGTAGACGTAGCTGCCTCTCTCGTCGACATCGTCGAGGTACTTCTTACTGCCTTCGTCTGGTGGAAGAGTCCAGACAGAATCGAGCACTATGTTGGTGTCGGAAGCCGTACGTGCCTCCTCTAAGACGTGTCTCACCTCGTCCTCCTGTCTCCTCAGACCCTCGTCGCTCAGGACAACGGGCGACGAGTTGATCTCGGCGTTGTGGAGTCCGAGCTCCTTAGATACCGACTCGACCTCGAAGACTTCGTCGGGGACTCTCACGAGACTTCCGTCGTCCTTGACCCCGTAGACCTCTATTTCGAGACCCACGGTGAAGTCAGAGCTGTCGAGACTTCCGGTCTGGATCTCGTCCTTGAGGAACTCCGCCTGAGACTCGACACGTCTCTCGAACTCCACGACGGTTGACTCGTCGAAAGACCTCCTTATTATCTCGTCGTCTTCCATTAAGACGAAATTAACCCACCGTGACTTTAGGATTCCGACTGGAAGAAAACGAGACGGAAGACTTTCATTCCGTGCGTGTCTACCCCGAACCGATGTCACCGTCTGATCTCGAAGGAAGGAAGGTACTCGTCACGGGTGGAGCCGGATTCATAGGCAGCAACCTGGCTAACTACCTCTCCGACTCAAACCAAGTCATAGCTCTCGACGACCTCTACCTCGGAACTCCCGAGAACCTCGACGACGAGGTCGAGTTCGTCGATAAGTCGGTGGTCGGCTCCGACGTTCCTGTCGACGACGTCGATGTCGTATTCCATCTCGCGGCTCTCTCGTCGCTCAACATGCACGAGGACGAACCCATGAACGGAGCCCGGGTCAACGTCGAGGGATTCGTCAACGTCGTAGAACAGGCTAGGAAGGCGGGTGTCGACGACGTCGTCTACGCGAGTACGAGCAGCATATACGGCTCGCGGACAGATCCGTCGAGCGAGGACGAGAGGGTCGAGGCGAGAACCAACTACGAGGCGTCTAAGT contains:
- a CDS encoding cold shock domain-containing protein, translated to MAEGTVNFFNDTGGYGFIETDATDEGEDVFFHMEDVGGPDLEEGEEVEFEIEEAEKGPRAVNLTRK